The proteins below are encoded in one region of Stigmatopora argus isolate UIUO_Sarg chromosome 2, RoL_Sarg_1.0, whole genome shotgun sequence:
- the tp53bp1 gene encoding TP53-binding protein 1 isoform X1, which produces MDPGGSELDSSIAQPENPCLIVEDSQPDSVALEDDPEDSYRAVLARRLSNLQPNACSPVLELIASPPGSRTSQTDSQSGSYHSNGQAGPGIVALPNLSSECQEESQEESQVFFFNPPQNKLKGNLPIDSDSTTCVPSEDGNSQFGFLALSQSQDLVIDEVNSQKGDECDNPQLASETHSKLGISIATSQDLLRKVVRSEVSSSSQSGQTLNVQVLLHSQCLTGTDEVGQRDLEVMSSQQDMFDDDKTVDSTVSEPEQQGRPTATPSHTLQLLHLSGQRTSAQQSLSQSSVDYVSPTPDNFLHSALIIPNSPTVADSQQSADDPMDTSQPPEELMKEEVPMETEASSKMTPPTSTPVSQNSPGFALEKPLSLPSQPEFSHDAFVATISQEAPQPSVNKTQSLSLESAQQESSFSMPLQLSENINNSNTAQELTDEILEESQDTQIEELEKQQAGVETTNSVLSCPIQTSECNGIQTESQSATCPKPPTPTPFLNVNLNDCESVKETSSPNIFFPQSKPEPSDVNANRSLCEPPSDVTSSLDSQSAISHVSVLDPAKSNISSQSQNSELVNSHTVKVEIDAPAKFEEAATTEEVVMDKESTVVGSVKSITLVLSQSKLMSSGDKDKVISADGDKIIVTVNESNGVAEDNPKTLLKLPEDTSPHSNTGNVSTSTNSLEPMVQEAEGHKDKSLNDSSGEMSFHFTLPKDGELIGPVVGVTPPLINELKRTLRHSTPIETFNEKSEAPISADVVMAAKDGISEVCGDDSAESGDNRLSLRMTLVTPVEEGSSEHFSLQKPALSEEDEPVANVSNVAKAETSPSVFSRVRQVHRQKEAEEDDGCLPEGINIPVARGEVFTSPLRSPQTSLLGCNSLLNGQSESLPEEVVAVPQELPQEKQAEASVGRKELEPTVPEQKDSSEETDSTIAASPPDKRAAPQKTSYATPMQCSPTGKGEAVTPPFRRTSGPSHRRHVRTIQEVRTTITRIITDVYYEDGKEVDRKVTEESEDPVVDCHVLDGDISPCRTISSSLTSGDLGDISSLSSKASSLQQSSGGASSTNAGLSRPEFIMPPSRSTKSVSPKKGGGQKRRGQKDQKAGSVVTKDSGNGSLESGDLSPRTSRGRAKRGRPSSRGRGASSLMRLSAQDQPMSSSEDETYTHVLPPRVPVIPTDTEVPCHSKSSPEEPSSAAGSFVGLRVVAKWFSNGYFYSGRIIKDPGEGRFRLRFDDGYECEVAGKDILLCDPIPLETEVTALVEDEFFSIGVIKGYKTEGQDFFYSVERDGERQWYNRTSVILSLEQGNRLREHHSIGPYEPSTLLTKASDISLDNLVEGKRRRRGASSGLNVLNHSSSSSPGPSTKRRLRSFENESSPAKRSRRVSAARAGQRVGVCNTSGSGTDLSVQPCDLTETHGPMPQNASLFMGFAFMLTVSSEIDRLSNKLSSDNEEEDYVQTGPFNKAYTECQLQAGGGFVLPDFNEEQCKAAYQSLLVVDQHCRTRKYLLCLASGVPCVSHLWVRDCCKDNKLLNYRNYLLPAGLGPDDAIVEWHPRCSPFKDLHFFLVFDKPVELWAQLATMGGASSVRHFHADKDSCDVPAGKFDVVVSDSSCPPLVEKNVTSLELPLVSPEWLIQSVICGERLGFQCKPRYRHNYSSLTLLSPSSSSS; this is translated from the exons ATGGATCCCGGCGGAAGTGAATTGGATTCCAGCATAGCCCAGCCGGAAAACCCTTGTCTCATCGTGGAGGACTCGCAGCCGGACAGCGTCGCCTTGGAGGACGACCCCGAGGACAGCTACCGAGCTGTGCTGGCCCGGCGTCTGTCAAACCTGCAGCCCAACGCCTGTAGCCCCGTCCTG GAGTTGATAGCGTCACCACCAGGAAGTAGAACCTCTCAGACTGATAGCCAATCTGGAAGCTACCATAGCAACGGCCAGGCTGGTCctg GTATTGTTGCCCTGCCTAACCTCAGTTCAGAATGCCAAGAAGAGAGTCAAGAAGAGAGTCAAGTTTTCTTCTTTAATCCCCCTCAAAACAAACTAAA GGGCAATTTGCCAATTGATTCTGATTCCACAACCTGTGTTCCATCTGAAG ATGGAAACTCGCAGTTTGGTTTCCTTGCACTTTCTCAGAGTCAGGATCTTGTTATTGATGAAGTGAACAGTCAGAAGGGAGATGAGTGTGACAATCCCCAATTAGCCAGTGAGACACACTCCAAATTAGGCATTAGCATCGCAACGTCACAGGATTTGCTACGCAAAGTGGTCAG ATCTGAGGTGAGCTCCAGCAGCCAGTCAGGTCAAACATTAAACGTTCAGGTGCTGCTGCACTCACAGTGTCTCACTGGCACTGATGAGGTAGGGCAGCGTGACCTTGAAGTAATGTCATCTCAGCAGGACATGTTTGATGATGACAAGACAG TAGACAGTACTGTGTCTGAGCCAGAGCAACAAGGTCGCCCAACCGCAACACCATCCCACACCTTGCAGCTCTTGCATCTTTCCGGACAGAGAACATCGGCACAACAGAGTTTATCCCA AAGCTCTGTTGATTATGTCAGCCCGACACCAGACAACTTCCTCCACAGTGCTTTGATAATCCCTAACTCACCAACTGTCGCAGACAGCCAACAGA GTGCTGATGATCCCATGGATACCAGCCAGCCTCCAGAAGAGCTGATGAAGGAAGAAGTGCCGATGGAAACAGAAGCCTCCTCCAAAATGACACCACCCACCTCAACTCCTGTATCACAGAATTCTCCTGGTTTTGCATTAGAGAAGCCTCTCTCTTTGCCCTCACAGCCCGAGTTCTCACAC GATGCGTTTGTCGCAACAATCAGTCAAGAGGCTCCACAACCATCTGTCAACAAGACTCAGTCCTTGTCTCTCGAGTCTGCTCAACAGGAATCTTCTTTTTCAATGCCTTTGCAACTTTCTGAAAACATAAACAACAGCAACACTGCTCAAGAACTCACTGACGAAATATTAGAGGAATCCCAGGATACACAGATTGAAGAACTGGAAAAACAACAAGCTGGAGTAGAGACTACCAACTCCGTGTTGTCATGCCCTATTCAGACAAGCGAGTGCAATGGCATCCAGACTGAATCACAAAGTGCCACCTGTCCCAAACCTCCTACTCCAACTCCTTTTTTGAATGTGAATTTGAACGACTGTGAGTCTGTCAAAGAGACGAGTTCgcctaatatattttttccccagtCAAAGCCAGAACCTTCAGATGTGAATGCCAACAGATCTCTGTGTGAGCCTCCTTCGGATGTCACAAGCAGTCTGGACTCACAGTCAGCGATCTCCCATGTGTCTGTTTTGGATCCTGCAAAGAGTAACATTTCGTCACAGTCACAGAACTCTGAATTAGTTAATAGTCACACCGTCAAAGTAGAAATTGATGCACCTGCAAAATTCGAAGAAGCAGCTACCACAGAGGAGGTAGTGATGGACAAAGAGAGCACTGTGGTAGGCAGCGTTAAGAGTATTACTTTAGTCCTGTCTCAAAGCAAGCTGATGTCTTCCGGTGATAAGGATAAGGTAATAAGTGCAGACGGAGACAAAATTATTGTCACGGTTAATGAGAGCAACGGAGTTGCTGAAGATAATCCCAAAACACTGTTGAAACTCCCAGAAGACACGAGTCCCCATTCAAACACAGGCAATGTTTCTACATCCACAAATAGCCTTGAACCAATGGTGCAAGAAGCAGAGGGACACAAAGATAAGAGCTTAAATGATAGCTCAGGAG AAATGTCCTTCCATTTCACATTGCCTAAGGATGGTGAATTGATTGGTCCAGTTGTTGGAGTGACACCTCCTTTAATTAATGAGCTGAAGAGGACGCTCAGACACAGCACTCCCATCG AGACTTTCAATGAGAAGTCAGAGGCTCCCATTAGTGCTGATGTGGTGATGGCAGCCAAAGACGGCATTTCAGAAGTATGTGGGGACGACTCAGCAGAGAGCGGAGACAATAGGCTGAGTTTGAGAATGACGTTGGTAACCCCCGTTGAAGAGGGAAGCTCAGAACACTTCAGTCTGCAGA AACCAGCACTATCAGAAGAGGATGAACCTGTTGCAAATGTCTCCAATGTTGCCAAGGCTGAAACCAG TCCGTCAGTGTTCAGTCGTGTCAGGCAAGTGCACAGACAGAAGGAAGCTGAGGAAGATGATGGCTGTCTACCTGAAGGCATAAACATACCTGTTGCTAG GGGAGAGGTGTTCACCTCTCCATTAAGAAGCCCACAGACTTCATTACTAGGATGTAACAGCCTACTTAATGGCCAATCAGAGTCTTTGCCAGAGGAAGTAGTAGCGGTACCACAGGAGCTCCCGCAAGAAAAGCAAGCTGAGGCATCAGTAGGGAGGAAGGAACTAGAACCGACTGTTCCAGAGCAGAAAGACTCATCTGAGGAAACAGACAGCACTATTGCTGCTAGCCCTCCTGACAAG CGGGCAGCTCCCCAGAAGACTAGTTATGCTACACCAATGCAGTGTTCCCCCACTGGCAAG GGCGAAGCAGTGACCCCACCTTTTCGAAGAACCTCAGGCCCCTCCCACCGCAGACACGTGCGCACCATCCAGGAAGTGCGGACCACTATCACACGGATAATTACAGATGTTTATTATGAGGATGGCAAAGAAGTGGATCGCAAAGTCACTGAG GAGAGCGAGGATCCGGTTGTGGACTGTCACGTGTTGGACGGCGACATTTCTCCGTGCCGCACAATCAGCAGCTCCCTAACTTCTGGTGACCTTGGTGACATTAGCTCCCTTTCATCCAAGGCCTCCAGCTTGCAACAAAGTTCTGGAGGAGCGAGTAGCACCAATGCAGGTCTATCCAGGCCAGAGTTCATCATGCCGCCCAGCCGAAGCACCAAATCTGTCAG TCCCAAAAAGGGAGGCGGGCAAAAACGGAGGGGTCAGAAGGATCAAAAGGCAGGGTCAGTGGTCACAAAAGATAGTGGTAATGGTAGTCTTGAGTCTGGGGATTTATCTCCACGCACCTCAAGAGGACGGGCAAAACGTGGACGGCCCTCGTCCAG GGGTAGAGGTGCTAGTTCACTTATGCGGCTCAGTGCACAAGATCAGCCTATGTCCTCCTCAGAGGATGAAACTTATACCCATGTATTACCTCCACGTGTGCCGGTCATCCCCACGGATACTGAAGTCCCATGCCACTCCAAGTCATCCCCAGAGGAACCAAGCTCTGCTGCGGGTAGCTTTGTGGGACTCCGAGTGGTGGCCAAGTGGTTTTCCAATGGCTACTTCTACTCTGGCCGCATAATCAAGGATCCTGGGGAGGGCAGATTCCGCCTGCGCTTTGATGATGGCTATGAGTGTGAGGTAGCTGGAAAAGATATCCTGCTGTGTGATCCCATTCCATTGGAGACTGAGGTCACTGCTTTAGTGGAAGATGAATTCTTCAGCATAG GTGTTATCAAGGGTTATAAAACAGAAGGTCAAGACTTCTTCTATAGCGTAGAGAGAGATGGCGAAAGGCAGTGGTATAACAGGACATCAGTCATCCTCTCCCTTGAACAGGGAAACAGACTGAGAGAGCACCACAGTATTGGTCCTTATGAACCTTCCACACTACTGACCAAGGCCTCTGACATCAGCCTAG ATAATTTGGTGGAGGGCAAAAGGCGGCGCAGAGGAGCCTCCTCTGGCTTGAACGTTCTTAACCACAGTTCCTCCAGCAGCCCGGGCCCCTCTACGAAGAGAAGGCTCAGGAGCTTCGAGAACGAGAGCTCACCGGCCAAAAGAAGCCGCAGGGTTTCTGCTGCCAGAGCGG GTCAACGAGTCGGCGTTTGCAACACGTCTGGCAGCGGCACGGATCTCTCCGTCCAGCCATGCGATCTGACCGAGACTCACGGCCCCATGCCCCAGAATGCATCTCTCTTCATGGGATTCGCCTTCATGCTGACCGTGTCGTCCGAGATCGACCGACTGAGCAATAAGCTTTCGAGTGACAATGAGGAGGAGG ATTATGTGCAGACTGGCCCCTTTAACAAAGCGTACACCGAGTGTCAGCTACAGGCGGGCGGAGGCTTTGTCCTGCCAGATTTCAATGAAGAACAG TGCAAGGCGGCCTACCAGAGTCTACTCGTCGTGGACCAGCATTGCCGTACCAGGAAGTACTTGCTGTGCTTGGCCAGTGGTGTGCCATGTGTCTCCCATCTTTGGGTGCGAGACTGCTGCAAAGACAACAAACTTCTCAACTACAGGAACTATCTACTTCCTGCCGGTTTGGGACCAGATGATGCCATTGTCGAATG gcACCCCCGCTGTAGTCCTTTCAAGGACTTGCACTTTTTCCTGGTGTTTGATAAGCCAGTGGAACTTTGGGCCCAGCTCGCCACTATGGGTGGTGCTTCTTCTGTCCGACATTTTCACGCTGATAAGGATAGCTGCG ATGTCCCAGCAGGCAAGTTTGATGTTGTCGTCTCTGACTCTTCCTGCCCACCTCTTGTTGAGAAAAATGTGACATCACTTGAACTCCCACTGGTGTCTCCTGAGTGGCTCATCCAGAGTGTCATCTGTGGGGAGCGCCTCGGTTTCCAATGCAAGCCTCGCTATCGCCATAACTATTCTTCCTTGACTTTATTGtccccatcatcatcatcatcatag
- the tp53bp1 gene encoding TP53-binding protein 1 isoform X3, which translates to MDPGGSELDSSIAQPENPCLIVEDSQPDSVALEDDPEDSYRAVLARRLSNLQPNACSPVLELIASPPGSRTSQTDSQSGSYHSNGQAGPGIVALPNLSSECQEESQEESQVFFFNPPQNKLKGNLPIDSDSTTCVPSEDGNSQFGFLALSQSQDLVIDEVNSQKGDECDNPQLASETHSKLGISIATSQDLLRKVVRSEVSSSSQSGQTLNVQVLLHSQCLTGTDEVGQRDLEVMSSQQDMFDDDKTVDSTVSEPEQQGRPTATPSHTLQLLHLSGQRTSAQQSLSQSSVDYVSPTPDNFLHSALIIPNSPTVADSQQSADDPMDTSQPPEELMKEEVPMETEASSKMTPPTSTPVSQNSPGFALEKPLSLPSQPEFSHDAFVATISQEAPQPSVNKTQSLSLESAQQESSFSMPLQLSENINNSNTAQELTDEILEESQDTQIEELEKQQAGVETTNSVLSCPIQTSECNGIQTESQSATCPKPPTPTPFLNVNLNDCESVKETSSPNIFFPQSKPEPSDVNANRSLCEPPSDVTSSLDSQSAISHVSVLDPAKSNISSQSQNSELVNSHTVKVEIDAPAKFEEAATTEEVVMDKESTVVGSVKSITLVLSQSKLMSSGDKDKVISADGDKIIVTVNESNGVAEDNPKTLLKLPEDTSPHSNTGNVSTSTNSLEPMVQEAEGHKDKSLNDSSGEMSFHFTLPKDGELIGPVVGVTPPLINELKRTLRHSTPIETFNEKSEAPISADVVMAAKDGISEVCGDDSAESGDNRLSLRMTLVTPVEEGSSEHFSLQKPALSEEDEPVANVSNVAKAETSPSVFSRVRQVHRQKEAEEDDGCLPEGINIPVARGEVFTSPLRSPQTSLLGCNSLLNGQSESLPEEVVAVPQELPQEKQAEASVGRKELEPTVPEQKDSSEETDSTIAASPPDKRAAPQKTSYATPMQCSPTGKGEAVTPPFRRTSGPSHRRHVRTIQEVRTTITRIITDVYYEDGKEVDRKVTEESEDPVVDCHVLDGDISPCRTISSSLTSGDLGDISSLSSKASSLQQSSGGASSTNAGLSRPEFIMPPSRSTKSVRGRGASSLMRLSAQDQPMSSSEDETYTHVLPPRVPVIPTDTEVPCHSKSSPEEPSSAAGSFVGLRVVAKWFSNGYFYSGRIIKDPGEGRFRLRFDDGYECEVAGKDILLCDPIPLETEVTALVEDEFFSIGVIKGYKTEGQDFFYSVERDGERQWYNRTSVILSLEQGNRLREHHSIGPYEPSTLLTKASDISLDNLVEGKRRRRGASSGLNVLNHSSSSSPGPSTKRRLRSFENESSPAKRSRRVSAARAGQRVGVCNTSGSGTDLSVQPCDLTETHGPMPQNASLFMGFAFMLTVSSEIDRLSNKLSSDNEEEDYVQTGPFNKAYTECQLQAGGGFVLPDFNEEQCKAAYQSLLVVDQHCRTRKYLLCLASGVPCVSHLWVRDCCKDNKLLNYRNYLLPAGLGPDDAIVEWHPRCSPFKDLHFFLVFDKPVELWAQLATMGGASSVRHFHADKDSCDVPAGKFDVVVSDSSCPPLVEKNVTSLELPLVSPEWLIQSVICGERLGFQCKPRYRHNYSSLTLLSPSSSSS; encoded by the exons ATGGATCCCGGCGGAAGTGAATTGGATTCCAGCATAGCCCAGCCGGAAAACCCTTGTCTCATCGTGGAGGACTCGCAGCCGGACAGCGTCGCCTTGGAGGACGACCCCGAGGACAGCTACCGAGCTGTGCTGGCCCGGCGTCTGTCAAACCTGCAGCCCAACGCCTGTAGCCCCGTCCTG GAGTTGATAGCGTCACCACCAGGAAGTAGAACCTCTCAGACTGATAGCCAATCTGGAAGCTACCATAGCAACGGCCAGGCTGGTCctg GTATTGTTGCCCTGCCTAACCTCAGTTCAGAATGCCAAGAAGAGAGTCAAGAAGAGAGTCAAGTTTTCTTCTTTAATCCCCCTCAAAACAAACTAAA GGGCAATTTGCCAATTGATTCTGATTCCACAACCTGTGTTCCATCTGAAG ATGGAAACTCGCAGTTTGGTTTCCTTGCACTTTCTCAGAGTCAGGATCTTGTTATTGATGAAGTGAACAGTCAGAAGGGAGATGAGTGTGACAATCCCCAATTAGCCAGTGAGACACACTCCAAATTAGGCATTAGCATCGCAACGTCACAGGATTTGCTACGCAAAGTGGTCAG ATCTGAGGTGAGCTCCAGCAGCCAGTCAGGTCAAACATTAAACGTTCAGGTGCTGCTGCACTCACAGTGTCTCACTGGCACTGATGAGGTAGGGCAGCGTGACCTTGAAGTAATGTCATCTCAGCAGGACATGTTTGATGATGACAAGACAG TAGACAGTACTGTGTCTGAGCCAGAGCAACAAGGTCGCCCAACCGCAACACCATCCCACACCTTGCAGCTCTTGCATCTTTCCGGACAGAGAACATCGGCACAACAGAGTTTATCCCA AAGCTCTGTTGATTATGTCAGCCCGACACCAGACAACTTCCTCCACAGTGCTTTGATAATCCCTAACTCACCAACTGTCGCAGACAGCCAACAGA GTGCTGATGATCCCATGGATACCAGCCAGCCTCCAGAAGAGCTGATGAAGGAAGAAGTGCCGATGGAAACAGAAGCCTCCTCCAAAATGACACCACCCACCTCAACTCCTGTATCACAGAATTCTCCTGGTTTTGCATTAGAGAAGCCTCTCTCTTTGCCCTCACAGCCCGAGTTCTCACAC GATGCGTTTGTCGCAACAATCAGTCAAGAGGCTCCACAACCATCTGTCAACAAGACTCAGTCCTTGTCTCTCGAGTCTGCTCAACAGGAATCTTCTTTTTCAATGCCTTTGCAACTTTCTGAAAACATAAACAACAGCAACACTGCTCAAGAACTCACTGACGAAATATTAGAGGAATCCCAGGATACACAGATTGAAGAACTGGAAAAACAACAAGCTGGAGTAGAGACTACCAACTCCGTGTTGTCATGCCCTATTCAGACAAGCGAGTGCAATGGCATCCAGACTGAATCACAAAGTGCCACCTGTCCCAAACCTCCTACTCCAACTCCTTTTTTGAATGTGAATTTGAACGACTGTGAGTCTGTCAAAGAGACGAGTTCgcctaatatattttttccccagtCAAAGCCAGAACCTTCAGATGTGAATGCCAACAGATCTCTGTGTGAGCCTCCTTCGGATGTCACAAGCAGTCTGGACTCACAGTCAGCGATCTCCCATGTGTCTGTTTTGGATCCTGCAAAGAGTAACATTTCGTCACAGTCACAGAACTCTGAATTAGTTAATAGTCACACCGTCAAAGTAGAAATTGATGCACCTGCAAAATTCGAAGAAGCAGCTACCACAGAGGAGGTAGTGATGGACAAAGAGAGCACTGTGGTAGGCAGCGTTAAGAGTATTACTTTAGTCCTGTCTCAAAGCAAGCTGATGTCTTCCGGTGATAAGGATAAGGTAATAAGTGCAGACGGAGACAAAATTATTGTCACGGTTAATGAGAGCAACGGAGTTGCTGAAGATAATCCCAAAACACTGTTGAAACTCCCAGAAGACACGAGTCCCCATTCAAACACAGGCAATGTTTCTACATCCACAAATAGCCTTGAACCAATGGTGCAAGAAGCAGAGGGACACAAAGATAAGAGCTTAAATGATAGCTCAGGAG AAATGTCCTTCCATTTCACATTGCCTAAGGATGGTGAATTGATTGGTCCAGTTGTTGGAGTGACACCTCCTTTAATTAATGAGCTGAAGAGGACGCTCAGACACAGCACTCCCATCG AGACTTTCAATGAGAAGTCAGAGGCTCCCATTAGTGCTGATGTGGTGATGGCAGCCAAAGACGGCATTTCAGAAGTATGTGGGGACGACTCAGCAGAGAGCGGAGACAATAGGCTGAGTTTGAGAATGACGTTGGTAACCCCCGTTGAAGAGGGAAGCTCAGAACACTTCAGTCTGCAGA AACCAGCACTATCAGAAGAGGATGAACCTGTTGCAAATGTCTCCAATGTTGCCAAGGCTGAAACCAG TCCGTCAGTGTTCAGTCGTGTCAGGCAAGTGCACAGACAGAAGGAAGCTGAGGAAGATGATGGCTGTCTACCTGAAGGCATAAACATACCTGTTGCTAG GGGAGAGGTGTTCACCTCTCCATTAAGAAGCCCACAGACTTCATTACTAGGATGTAACAGCCTACTTAATGGCCAATCAGAGTCTTTGCCAGAGGAAGTAGTAGCGGTACCACAGGAGCTCCCGCAAGAAAAGCAAGCTGAGGCATCAGTAGGGAGGAAGGAACTAGAACCGACTGTTCCAGAGCAGAAAGACTCATCTGAGGAAACAGACAGCACTATTGCTGCTAGCCCTCCTGACAAG CGGGCAGCTCCCCAGAAGACTAGTTATGCTACACCAATGCAGTGTTCCCCCACTGGCAAG GGCGAAGCAGTGACCCCACCTTTTCGAAGAACCTCAGGCCCCTCCCACCGCAGACACGTGCGCACCATCCAGGAAGTGCGGACCACTATCACACGGATAATTACAGATGTTTATTATGAGGATGGCAAAGAAGTGGATCGCAAAGTCACTGAG GAGAGCGAGGATCCGGTTGTGGACTGTCACGTGTTGGACGGCGACATTTCTCCGTGCCGCACAATCAGCAGCTCCCTAACTTCTGGTGACCTTGGTGACATTAGCTCCCTTTCATCCAAGGCCTCCAGCTTGCAACAAAGTTCTGGAGGAGCGAGTAGCACCAATGCAGGTCTATCCAGGCCAGAGTTCATCATGCCGCCCAGCCGAAGCACCAAATCTGTCAG GGGTAGAGGTGCTAGTTCACTTATGCGGCTCAGTGCACAAGATCAGCCTATGTCCTCCTCAGAGGATGAAACTTATACCCATGTATTACCTCCACGTGTGCCGGTCATCCCCACGGATACTGAAGTCCCATGCCACTCCAAGTCATCCCCAGAGGAACCAAGCTCTGCTGCGGGTAGCTTTGTGGGACTCCGAGTGGTGGCCAAGTGGTTTTCCAATGGCTACTTCTACTCTGGCCGCATAATCAAGGATCCTGGGGAGGGCAGATTCCGCCTGCGCTTTGATGATGGCTATGAGTGTGAGGTAGCTGGAAAAGATATCCTGCTGTGTGATCCCATTCCATTGGAGACTGAGGTCACTGCTTTAGTGGAAGATGAATTCTTCAGCATAG GTGTTATCAAGGGTTATAAAACAGAAGGTCAAGACTTCTTCTATAGCGTAGAGAGAGATGGCGAAAGGCAGTGGTATAACAGGACATCAGTCATCCTCTCCCTTGAACAGGGAAACAGACTGAGAGAGCACCACAGTATTGGTCCTTATGAACCTTCCACACTACTGACCAAGGCCTCTGACATCAGCCTAG ATAATTTGGTGGAGGGCAAAAGGCGGCGCAGAGGAGCCTCCTCTGGCTTGAACGTTCTTAACCACAGTTCCTCCAGCAGCCCGGGCCCCTCTACGAAGAGAAGGCTCAGGAGCTTCGAGAACGAGAGCTCACCGGCCAAAAGAAGCCGCAGGGTTTCTGCTGCCAGAGCGG GTCAACGAGTCGGCGTTTGCAACACGTCTGGCAGCGGCACGGATCTCTCCGTCCAGCCATGCGATCTGACCGAGACTCACGGCCCCATGCCCCAGAATGCATCTCTCTTCATGGGATTCGCCTTCATGCTGACCGTGTCGTCCGAGATCGACCGACTGAGCAATAAGCTTTCGAGTGACAATGAGGAGGAGG ATTATGTGCAGACTGGCCCCTTTAACAAAGCGTACACCGAGTGTCAGCTACAGGCGGGCGGAGGCTTTGTCCTGCCAGATTTCAATGAAGAACAG TGCAAGGCGGCCTACCAGAGTCTACTCGTCGTGGACCAGCATTGCCGTACCAGGAAGTACTTGCTGTGCTTGGCCAGTGGTGTGCCATGTGTCTCCCATCTTTGGGTGCGAGACTGCTGCAAAGACAACAAACTTCTCAACTACAGGAACTATCTACTTCCTGCCGGTTTGGGACCAGATGATGCCATTGTCGAATG gcACCCCCGCTGTAGTCCTTTCAAGGACTTGCACTTTTTCCTGGTGTTTGATAAGCCAGTGGAACTTTGGGCCCAGCTCGCCACTATGGGTGGTGCTTCTTCTGTCCGACATTTTCACGCTGATAAGGATAGCTGCG ATGTCCCAGCAGGCAAGTTTGATGTTGTCGTCTCTGACTCTTCCTGCCCACCTCTTGTTGAGAAAAATGTGACATCACTTGAACTCCCACTGGTGTCTCCTGAGTGGCTCATCCAGAGTGTCATCTGTGGGGAGCGCCTCGGTTTCCAATGCAAGCCTCGCTATCGCCATAACTATTCTTCCTTGACTTTATTGtccccatcatcatcatcatcatag